In Vibrio celticus, one genomic interval encodes:
- a CDS encoding HD domain-containing protein — translation MEEIKGILQFMVEIEQLKDVHRQTKPVGLERYENSAEHSWHVCLSALMLKDYANEEIDITRVMKMLLIHDLGEIDAGDTIIYASETAENKLKERNCVERLLKSLPSHSRSEYLDLWLEFEAGESPEARFGKAIDRVPPLLHNIHGGGHSWKKHNISKDKVLTFNGERISKGSRALWKELEVQLEGAAGKGLLK, via the coding sequence GTGGAAGAAATCAAAGGCATTCTCCAATTTATGGTAGAAATTGAACAATTAAAGGATGTTCATCGACAAACAAAACCAGTTGGATTGGAGCGATATGAAAACTCGGCCGAGCACAGTTGGCACGTTTGTTTGAGCGCACTCATGTTGAAAGACTATGCCAATGAAGAGATCGATATTACGCGAGTGATGAAGATGTTGTTGATTCATGATCTTGGGGAAATCGATGCCGGAGATACCATCATTTATGCCAGTGAAACCGCAGAAAACAAGCTCAAAGAGAGAAACTGCGTTGAGCGCTTACTGAAATCATTACCGAGCCATTCAAGAAGCGAGTATTTGGATTTATGGCTTGAGTTCGAAGCGGGCGAGTCACCGGAAGCTAGATTTGGTAAGGCGATCGATAGAGTGCCGCCTTTGCTTCATAACATCCATGGTGGTGGTCACAGCTGGAAGAAGCACAACATATCCAAAGACAAAGTACTCACCTTCAATGGCGAGCGTATTTCTAAAGGCAGTCGTGCTCTATGGAAAGAGCTAGAAGTGCAACTTGAAGGGGCTGCGGGCAAAGGGTTATTAAAGTAA